One genomic region from Pseudochaenichthys georgianus chromosome 15, fPseGeo1.2, whole genome shotgun sequence encodes:
- the il22ra2 gene encoding interleukin-22 receptor subunit alpha-2, protein MSRLLLGAVLLGHLGVCSAAQAPEMLSKPTEVRFDSVDYRHVLHWTPPGNSSSLQYSVQWKIYGELDWLDVGGCQRIQKTQCDLSALTSDLREWYYARVHASSPPASKSAWTLSPRFSPRSDTKISSPLLRLNHTVQGIVVRVKPPRLLVRKMHNSLQHKIYLMHSSGEETVFDMDCCSKKLTLKDLKHKTKYCLQAQTLIPAHAKSSTRSAVKCVTTL, encoded by the exons ATGAGCCGTCTGCTGCTGGGAGCCGTGCTGCTGGGGCACCTGGGAGTCTGCAGCGCCGCTCAGG CTCCAGAGATGCTCTCCAAACCCACCGAGGTCAGGTTCGACTCTGTGGACTACAGACACGTTCTGCACTGGACTCCGCCCGGCAACAGCAGCTCTCTGCAGTACTCCGTCCAGTGGAAGAT TTATGGCGAGCTTGATTGGTTGGACGTTGGCGGCTGTCAGAGGATCCAGAAGACTCAGTGTGACCTCAGCgccctgacctctgacctcagaGAGTGGTATTACGCCAGAGTGCACGCCTCCTCTCCGCCCGCCAGCAAATCAGCCTGGACGCTCTCCCCGAGATTCAGCCCGCGGTCGGACA CCAAAATCAGCTCTCCTTTATTGAGGCTGAACCACACGGTGCAAGGCATTGTGGTCCGTGTGAAGCCCCCCAGGCTGCTCGTCAGGAAGATGCACAACAGCCTGCAACACAAGATCTACCTCATGCACAGCAGTGGAgaagag ACGGTGTTTGATATGGACTGCTGCTCCAAAAAGCTGACTCTGAAAGATCTGAAGCACAAAACCAAATACTGCCTCCAAGCCCAGACCCTGATCCCCGCGCACGCCAAGAGCAGCACTCGGAGCGCCGTGAAGTGTGTCACCACCCTCTGA
- the gdf10b gene encoding growth/differentiation factor 10b has translation MDLATFHPVILFLALVQVVLALVEAPANVTLECHNMHNVLRWDYGQLVPGLRFRVNIGSLARPPKESWVEPPAKQADVSFLSDPRNEYIISVTAVIGQNESAPTDSIEFSYFQDALSERKCSLDLPSVNVTTLHKGKILVRFVHPWLLYKIKMPSQKKSKKLPVFRYMVEVVHQKTHTDPTDCEESVCEENVIMAASQEKHCVTVEGELEKMSVKTLRPVCAAPYEEPPSYLVHAWVVSVLLISSAVAFVLFMVYRKNTNAATSLPKFLKFAAKGMPESKGYLQEKIVVPEVVPCSPTLMDEEKEVTSFIMPCDDAVLRMPCGVPAEADKGLSDSVEVATDEGSGYTQGRDLEPDAGYEKRAVVVS, from the exons TGGAGGCGCCGGCCAACGTGACCCTGGAGTGCCACAACATGCACAACGTGCTGCGGTGGGACTACGGCCAGCTCGTCCCCGGGCTCAGATTCAGAGTCAATATCGGCTCGTTAGCAAG ACCTCCCAAGGAGAGTTGGGTGGAGCCGCCAGCGAAGCAAGCCGACGTGTCCTTTCTCTCTGATCCCAGGAACGAATACATCATTTCCGTAACTGCTGTGATTGGACAGAATGAGTCCGCCCCTACGGACTCAATAGAATTCAGCTATTTCCAGGACGCTCTATCTGAAAGAAAAT GTTCTCTTGACCTCCCTTCAGTAAACGTCACGACCCTACATAAAGGCAAAATCCTGGTCCGCTTCGTGCATCCCTGGCTGTTGTACAAAATCAAGATGCCCAGCCAGAAGAAAAGCAAAAAGCTCCCCGTATTTCGATACATGGTCGAGGTGGTGCACCAG aaGACACACACGGACCCAACTGACTGtgaggagagtgtgtgtgaggagaacGTCATCATGGCCGCTTCTCAGGAGAAACACTGTGTGACGGTCGAAGGCGAGCTGGAGAAGATGTCAGTGAAAACCCTCCGACCGGTCTGTGCCGCGCCATACGAAGAACCACCAAGCT ATCTCGTCCATGCGTGGGTGGTGAGCGTCCTGCTGATCTCCAGTGCGGTTGCTTTTGTCCTCTTCATGGTCTACCGAAAAAATACCAATGCAGCAACTTCCCTACCAAAATTCCTT AAATTCGCAGCCAAAGGAATGCCTGAGAGCAAAGGATACCTGCAGGAGAAGATCGTTGTTCCTGAAGTGGTGCCCTGCTCTCCCACACTGATGGACGAGGAGAAAGAAGTCACATCTTTCATCATGCCCTGCGATGACGCCGTGCTCCGGATGCCCTGCGGCGTGCCGGCAGAGGCAGACAAAGGCCTTTCTGACAGCGTGGAGGTAGCGACCGATGAAGGATCCGGCTACACGCAGGGCAGAGACTTGGAGCCAGACGCTGGGTATGAGAAGCGTGCGGTGGTGGTGTCGTAG